One genomic segment of Danio rerio strain Tuebingen ecotype United States chromosome 11, GRCz12tu, whole genome shotgun sequence includes these proteins:
- the gnl3 gene encoding guanine nucleotide-binding protein-like 3 (The RefSeq protein has 1 substitution compared to this genomic sequence): MKRPKLKKASKRLSCAKRYKIQKKVREHNRKLKKAAKKQGISRKAKKDIGVPNSAPFKEEVLREAEQRKQELETLKEQNKIVKQQEKAAKRKKEKDAASSVKEPAAKKAKKAAKIKEARAAIVKVKSAKTFKCQELNKVIEASDVIVEVLDARDPLGCRCPQLEEMVLKHEGKKKLLFILNKIDLVPKDNLEKWLHFLEAECPTFLFKSSMQLKDRTVQQKRQQRGTNAVLDHSRAASCFGKDFLLQTLNDLANKKEGETMLKVGVVGFPNVGKSSIINSLKEMRACNAGVQRGLTRCMQEVHITKKVKMIDSPGILAALSNPGSAMALRSLQVEEKEESPQEAVRNLLKQCNQQHVMLQYNVPDYRSSLEFLTTFAMKHGLLQKGGVADTELAATTFLNDWTGAKLSYYSRVPERQGLPSYLSDAIVTELQSDVDMDAVKKGNENVKRSVRFPNLASCISFDSSGPTAGVLDVSELPKEILTKAATTTDAEEEKMDTTTNTDEPEAESHISSTVEPIQEPTEKRKDKPAKEVKFVPVNTDLTSMQNKNNEDAYDFNTDFV, from the exons ATGAAGAGACCGA AGTTGAAGAAGGCGAGCAAGCGCTTATCATGCGCTAAAcgctacaaaatacaaaagaag GTTCGGGAGCACAATCGTAAATTAAAGAAAGCCGCAAAGAAGCAAGGCATAAGTCGAAAGGCCAAAAAAGATATTGGAGTCCCAAACAGTGCGCCTTTTAAAGAGGAAGTGCTTCGAGAAGCTGAGCAGAGAAAACAGGAG CTTGAAACTCTGAAAGAGCAAAACAAGATCGTGAAGCAGCAAGAAAAGGCTGCCAAGCGGAAAAAGGAGAAAGATGCAGCCAGTTCAGTAAAAGAGCCTGCAGCCAAGAAAGCTAAAAAG GCAGCGAAAATCAAAGAAGCAAGAGCAGCGATAGTTAAAGTGAAGAGCGCTAAAACATTCAAATGCCAAGAACTCAACAAG GTGATTGAGGCGTCTGATGTGATCGTGGAGGTTTTGGATGCCAGAGATCCTCTGGGCTGCCGCTGTCCTCAACTGGAGGAAATGGTCCTGAAACACGAGGGAAAGAAGAAACTCTTGTTCATATTGAACAAAATAG ATCTTGTTCCTAAAGATAACCTAGAGAAGTGGCTCCACTTTCTTGAAGCCGAGTGTCCAACTTTTCTGTTCAAATCATCGATGCAACTAAAGGACAGAACAGTG CAACAGAAGAGGCAGCAGCGAGGAACTAACGCAGTTCTGGATCACAGCCGAGCAGCTTCCTGTTTTGGAAAAGACTTTCTCCTACAGACACTTAATGACTTGGCGAACAAGAAAGAGGGCGAAACCATGCTAAAAGTTGGCGTCGTCG GTTTTCCTAACGTTGGAAAGAGCAGCATCATCAACAGTTTGAAAGAAATGCGAGCGTGCAATGCTGGCGTACAGAGAGGATTGACTAG GTGTATGCAGGAAGTGCATATTACCAAGAAAGTGAAGATGATTGACAGTCCCGGGATTTTGGCGGCCCTCAGTAACCCTGGAAGTGCGATGGCCCTCAGGAGCCTGCAGGTGGAGGAGAAAGAGGAGAGTCCGCAGGAAGCCGTCAGGAATCTACTCAAACAGTGCAATCAGCAGCAT ATAATGCTACAGTATAATGTCCCAGACTACAGAAGCTCCTTAGAGTTTTTGACCACCTTTGCCATGAAGCACGGGCTCCTGCAGAAAGGTGGCGTTGCAGACACTGAACTGGCAGCCACAACATTCCTCAACGACTGGACAGG GGCTAAGCTGAGTTACTACAGCAGAGTTCCAGAGCGACAGGGTCTTCCCTCTTACCTGTCCGACGCCATCGTGACTGAACTGCAGTCAGATGTGGATATGGATGCTGTGAAGAAGGGGAACGAGAATGTAAAGAGAA GTGTTCGCTTTCCAAACCTCGCGAGCTGCATAAGCTTTGACTCCAGTGGTCCCACTGCTGGAGTGCTGGATGTCAGTGAGCTGCCTAAAGAGATCTTAACAAAGGCAGCAACAACAACAGATGCAGAAGAAGAGAAGATGGATACGACAACCAACACAGATGAG CCTGAGGCCGAAAGCCATATTTCATCAACCGTGGAACCGATTCAGGAACCAACAGAAAAGAGAAAAG aTAAACCAGCAAAAGAAGTGAAGTTTGTACCAGTCAACACTGACCTGACGTCAATGCAGAACAAGAACAATGAGGATGCATACGATTTCAACACAGACTTTGTGTAA